From a region of the Helianthus annuus cultivar XRQ/B chromosome 5, HanXRQr2.0-SUNRISE, whole genome shotgun sequence genome:
- the LOC110941463 gene encoding uncharacterized membrane protein At1g75140 produces the protein MASTGKYSLLYILLLIFHFSYIKASTDPQDSPDLTQILTLLNSHIHQLTMLDELVKNLTELVTRLEQQQQPCITRDQSSVSLNDAPVISDLKEGDQNDAVREVGLVTETTETRVERLGAVSVTKHSLFWSERFQFVSAVKLDTKPTSLNVLPFKDAERLSKYIAVGDDVGNLYVFTRYGEVMVRFDTGTGCSITSMVSYLSVVRNESIVVTGHENGVILVHKVWEVPNGDEVYSVQRETVRRLEQTSGLAISILEVHHVGRMRYIVSTDVSGTIKVFKEGGSVIGTIVPDNRPLVFLKQKLLFLTETGAGSLDLRSMKLREAPCEGLNGSHALNYVFDASDRGKAYGFTSAGELVHLLIYGDSMNFKCRVRSKKKFDVDHGPLAFEAIKGYFLIVSQEKVFVYNVSSQLYVRAGLPRLVFSAGLDEIVASFLNYRAMGRLDSRKSEARPLIASDHEKLVILSLGNGYIGMYHSNLPVTKGEFNTMLWSTPVLFFILFLFVAWHFFANKKEALTSWGPDDPFTNGPPTVPNERSFGDPTSRTHDIMDMRSGGGAAGGGSNGGDGGIRGLPRRYGSPTRYTGASSNSFRPTAIDPNPRPGTVDPDFIGSELKYRGPSMESSGFGKRREGLFVNSQVVDDHGS, from the coding sequence ATGGCTTCCACAGGCAAGTATTCCCTCCTCTATATCCTCCTCTTAATCTTCCACTTTTCATACATTAAAGCCTCCACAGATCCCCAAGATTCACCCGATCTAACTCAAATCCTTACCCTTTTGAATTCACACATACATCAGTTAACTATGCTCGATGAGCTTGTCAAAAACCTAACCGAATTGGTTACTAGAttagaacaacaacaacaaccttGTATCACCAGAGATCAAAGCTCTGTTTCCTTAAACGACGCACCGGTAATATCCGATTTGAAAGAAGGTGATCAAAACGACGCCGTTAGGGAGGTGGGTTTAGTTACAGAAACTACAGAAACTAGAGTTGAACGGTTAGGTGCTGTCTCTGTTACTAAACATAGTTTGTTTTGGTCTGAACGGTTTCAATTTGTTTCTGCGGTGAAACTCGATACGAAACCGACTTCGTTGAATGTTTTGCCGTTTAAGGATGCTGAGAGGTTGAGTAAGTACATTGCTGTTGGTGATGATGTTGGGAATTTGTATGTGTTTACTCGATACGGTGAGGTTATGGTCCGGTTTGATACGGGGACGGGTTGTTCTATTACGTCGATGGTGTCGTACCTTTCGGTTGTTAGGAATGAGAGTATTGTGGTTACAGGGCATGAGAATGGGGTTATTTTGGTTCATAAGGTTTGGGAGGTTCCGAATGGGGATGAGGTGTATTCGGTTCAGAGGGAAACGGTTCGGAGACTAGAGCAAACGAGCGGGTTGGCGATTAGTATTTTGGAAGTTCATCATGTTGGGAGAATGAGGTACATTGTGTCGACGGATGTTAGTGGGACGATTAAGGTGTTTAAAGAGGGAGGGTCGGTTATTGGTACGATTGTTCCTGATAATCGTCCGCTCGTGTTCTTGAAGCAAAAGTTGTTGTTTTTGACGGAAACCGGTGCAGGGTCGTTAGATTTGAGGTCTATGAAGCTTAGAGAAGCGCCGTGTGAAGGGTTAAACGGATCGCATGCTTTGAATTATGTTTTTGATGCGTCGGATCGAGGGAAAGCGTACGGGTTTACTTCAGCAGGTGAATTGGTGCATCTGCTGATTTATGGTGACTCGATGAATTTCAAGTGTCGGGTACGGTCAAAGAAGAAGTTCGATGTTGATCATGGACCGTTAGCGTTTGAGGCGATTAAAGGTTACTTTCTTATTGTCAGTCAAGAAAAGGTGTTTGTATACAACGTTTCGTCTCAGCTTTATGTGCGAGCGGGTTTACCACGTCTCGTGTTTTCAGCCGGACTTGATGAAATTGTAGCTTCGTTCTTGAACTATCGAGCAATGGGGCGATTAGATTCAAGAAAATCCGAAGCTAGACCGTTAATCGCTAGTGACCATGAAAAGTTAGTGATCTTAAGTTTAGGAAACGGGTATATCGGGATGTATCATTCTAATCTTCCCGTTACGAAAGGCGAATTCAACACAATGTTATGGAGTACTCCTGTTTTGTTCTTTATACTCTTTCTTTTTGTAGCATGGCATTTCTTTGCAAACAAGAAGGAAGCTTTGACTTCATGGGGCCCGGATGACCCGTTCACAAACGGGCCTCCAACGGTTCCTAACGAGAGATCTTTCGGCGATCCCACTTCAAGAACCCACGATATCATGGATATGAGAAGCGGCGGTGGAGCTGCAGGTGGCGGGAGCAATGGCGGTGATGGTGGTATAAGAGGGCTGCCAAGAAGGTATGGTTCGCCAACACGGTACACGGGTGCTAGTTCAAACTCGTTTAGACCGACCGCTATTGACCCGAACCCGCGACCTGGTACTGTGGACCCGGATTTTATAGGATCGGAATTGAAGTATAGAGGGCCGAGTATGGAATCTAGCGGTTTTGGTAAAAGAAGAGAGGGTTTGTTTGTAAACAGTCAAGTTGTGGATGATCATGGCAGTTAA
- the LOC110943709 gene encoding uncharacterized protein LOC110943709, giving the protein MVEQIEENPDIPVKAVQEQFQRKYVVGVSRMKAYRAKTKARKMVEGDYSSQYGLLRDYVLELQSKNPGTTVKIDLEPGHPRDLTRQFRRIYVCLGALKQGFKALGRDLLGLDGAFMKGPYPGQLLSAVGVDSNNGIYPVCYAIVEAENLSAWTWFLDLLADDLEIPRNSAFTFMSDRQKGLLPAVSKLFPLAEHRYCLRHIHENMKGSFKGRALSDILLNNMCETFNGKILEGRDKPIIAALEYIREYLMRRIVTVLRVIERTEGLITPWAQKQLQTIKKDQPFIMCSGMEGICMPCRHVVAAIWFMATNGQRVGALESWFDPVYSIGRWKEVYAFKINPINGKALWPKSEVPFKITPPKHHKQVGRPKKVRKRSAVEMEDEGSSKKKGRLSKKNMKGVCGKCGNTGHNRRTCKGQGEKRKD; this is encoded by the exons ATGGTTGAACAAATTGAAGAAAATCCAGATATTCCTGTCAAAGCTGTTCAAGAACAATTTCAAAGAAAGTATGTTGTTGGTGTATCCAGGATGAAGGCTTACAGGGCTAAAACAAAAGCAAGGAAGATGGTGGAAGGTGATTACTCATCACAGTATGGTCTGTTGAGGGACTATGTCCTTGAGTTGCAAAGTAAAAATCCTGGTACCACTGTTAAGATAGATCTAGAACCTGGTCATCCAAGGGATCTGACTAGACAGTTTAGAAGGATCTATGTTTGTTTAGGGGCTTTAAAGCAGGGGTTTAAAGCATTAGGCAGGGATTTACTTGGTTTGGATGGTGCATTCATGAAGGGGCCTTATCCTGGACAACTCTTAAGTGCAGTGGGTGTTGACTCTAATAATGGAATCTATCCAGTGTGTTATGCAATTGTTGAGGCTGAAAATCTAAGTGCTTGGACATGGTTCCTAGATTTGTTAGCTGATGACCTTGAGATACCAAGAAACTCGGCCTTTACATTTATGAGTGATAGGCAAAAG GGTCTGCTACCTGCAGTTTCCAAGTTGTTTCCATTAGCTGAGCACAGATATTGTCTCAGACATATTCATGAGAATATGAAAGGAAGCTTTAAAG GTAGGGCATTAAGTGACATACTACTCAATAACATGTGTGAAACCTTCAATGGCAAGATACTGGAAGGGAGGGACAAGCCTATCATTGCTGCTTTGGAGTATATCAGGGAGTACCTAATGAGGAGGATTGTGACAGTGTTGAGGGTTATAGAAAGGACTGAAGGTCTTATTACACCTTGGGCACAAAAACAACTTCAGACAATTAAGAAAGATCAGCCTTTTATCATGTGCAGTGGAATGGAGGGGATCT GCATGCCCTGCAGACATGTAGTGGCTGCAATATGGTTCATGGCTACTAATGGTCAAAGAGTTGGTGCTTTGGAAAGCTGGTTTGATCCAGTCTACTCAATAGGCAGGTGGAAAGAGGTGTATGCTTTCAAGATAAACCCTATAAATGGCAAAGCTCTATGGCCGAAGAGTGAAGTTCCTTTCAAGATAACACCACCAAAACATCACAAACAAGTGGGTAGGCCAAAGAAGGTTAGGAAGAGGTCAGCCGTGGAGATGGAGGATGAAGGATCAAGCAAGAAAAAGGGCAGGTTATCAAAGAAGAATATGAAGGGTGTATGTGGAAAATGTGGGAACACCGGACACAATCGAAGGACTTGCAAGGGGCAAGGTGAAAAAAGGAAGGACTAG
- the LOC110941462 gene encoding probable serine/threonine protein kinase IRE4 isoform X2, with protein MAGTTTRNDAESSEAVGIPTGLNRIKTRIPVNNNNDNIRISSNSVHTKSVTSRFKQNHQRSFGRGFVKLHSSREGTRKGKKVARWFTSHLSKGSDKAIRDKPQETEKRNAEVDAFDKEALPGKQQKVGRPTLGKQTDKMPEVLKSFSHELGPKGGIRPSYTRPHSFSDLKELLRSMRSNFNAAKELVNTELAYFKEEVIEVSQKSDALSLEEQRSIDALLILSKECIEMPSLEFRTKCETIVQDLTTKRQDCQTGPLKWLFTRMLFILTRCTRLLHFEKHSEHIDEISLLKLKECLEKIPSHEMSWLYKLGIIESNSDTILNKFDDEHIIQDSHQNDDLVICRICEEDVPTSHLESHSYICAHAEKCDIQGVDINESLLGLSEILEQIIDSCTQSVHVDNDSLQNSQIQISSDNCSPKISEWRNKGVEGMFEDLHEMDTASIEDSTPVSFVNIKGFPGVKSQYGPPSSTGSMTSASSTPRAANFDLFWLEHNHSSELEDVQQMTDLRDIARVAADTDLMSEKSNEILLNCMEDLQDVLQQSKLKALVIDTFGHRIEKLIREKYITACELEDANKRTSDVGYPSILDTASQSSSVSTPSHPSHKERTSIDDFEIIKPISKGAYGKVFLARKRTTGDLFAIKMLKKMDILRKNDIERIVAERNILITVRNPFVVRFFYSFTSKDNLYLVMEYLNGGDLFSLLRNVGCLGEDVARVYIAELVLALEYLHSLGIVHRDLKPDNILIAHDGHIKLTDFGLSKIGLMNRTSDLTRPESNEGVVSNGHHLENEWSVDKRERSAVGTPDYLAPEILLGTEHGYAADWWSVGIILFELITGIPPFNSDHPERIFYNILNAKIPWPSIPNEMSCEAQDMINRFLIHDPNQRLGAHGSSEVKAHPFFNGVNWDTLSMQKVAFVPHPNGMDDTSYFVSRHSHSSSGTFDDQDCSDVASDASEFFSDTKETDEYGDLAEFKPSASDDLSWINFSFKNLSQLASINHDVLVQNSKDASRCSSPHNGPTS; from the exons ATGGCCGGAACAACGACTCGAAACGACGCCGAATCGTCGGAGGCAGTGGGGATTCCGACCGGTTTGAACCGGATTAAGACTCGTATACCGGTTAATAATAACAACGACAATATTCGTATTAGCTCGAATAGTGTTCATACGAAGTCTGTTACGAGTCGATTTAAGCAGAATCATCAGAGGAGTTTTGGTAGAGGATTCGTGAAGCTTCATTCGTCTCGAGAAG GAACCCGTAAAGGGAAAAAGGTAGCCCGATGGTTCACATCTCATCTTTCCAAGGGTTCTGATAAAGCTATCAGAGATAAGCCTCAGGAAACTGAG AAAAGAAATGCTGAAGTGGATGCATTTGACAAGGAAGCTCTTCCAGGTAAACAACAAAAAGTCGGAAGACCAACACTTGGAAAGCAAACCGATAAAATGCCAGAAGTACTGAAAAGCTTTTCGCATGAACTTGGGCCTAAAGGTGGCATTAGACCTTCATATACTCGACCTCATAGCTTTAGTGATCTAAAG GAACTCTTGAGGTCAATGCGGTCAAACTTCAATGCTGCAAAAGAGTTGGTCAACACTGAGCTAGCTTATTTCAAAGAGGAGGTTATTGAAGTATCCCAAAAGTCAGATGCATTATCTTTAGAAGAACAAAGATCAATCGACGCGCTTCTAATTCTGTCTAAAGAATGCATAGAAATGCCGTCCCTCGAATTCCGCACCAAATGTGAGACCATTGTTCAAGATTTAACAACAAAAAGGCAGGATTGCCAAACGGGCCCATTAAAATGGCTTTTTACAAGGATGCTTTTTATATTAACACGTTGCACCAGGTTGTTGCATTTCGAGAAGCACAGTGAGCACATCGATGAGATCTCGCTTCTTAAGCTTAAAGAATGTTTGGAAAAGATTCCCTCTCATGAAATGAGCTGGCTTTATAAGTTGGGGATTATCGAATCCAATTCCGACACTattttaaacaagtttgatgatGAACACATAATTCAGGATTCACATCAAAATGATGATTTAGTAATTTGTAGAATATGTGAGGAAGACGTTCCAACGTCTCACTTAGAATCTCATTCATATATATGCGCTCATGCGGAGAAATGTGATATCCAAGGTGTAGATATAAATGAAAGCCTTTTGGGATTGTCGGAAATACTTGAACAAATCATTGATTCCTGCACTCAAAGTGTACACGTTGACAACGATAGCCTTCAAAATTCACAAATACAAATTTCTTCTGATAACTGCTCTCCGAAAATAAGTGAATGGAGAAATAAAGGGGTCGAAGGAATGTTTGAAGATCTTCATGAAATGGACACTGCATCTATAGAAGACTCGACCCCTGTTTCCTTTGTAAACATTAAGGGCTTCCCGGGGGTAAAAAGTCAATATGGTCCTCCATCGTCAACCGGAAGCATGACATCAGCATCTTCCACTCCACGCGCTGCCAATTTTGACCTTTTCTGGTTAGAGCATAATCACTCTTCAGAGCTAGAAGATGTGCAACAG ATGACTGACCTTAGGGACATTGCTCGTGTGGCAGCTGACACAGATCTTATGTCAGAAAAGTCGAATGAAATCTTGCTTAACTGTATGGAAGATTTGCAGGATGTTTTACAGCAAAGCAAGCTCAAAGCGCTTGTTATAGATACGTTTGGGCACCGAATAGAAAAACTTATTCG AGAGAAATATATAACTGCATGTGAACTAGAGGATGCGAATAAAAGAACTAGTGATGTTGGATATCCTTCTATATTGGATACTGCATCTCAAAGCAGTTCAGTCTCAACTCCTTCACACCCTTCACATAAAGAAAGAACAAGCATCGATGATTTTGAGATAATTAAACCAATTAGCAAAGGTGCTTATGGTAAAGTATTTCTTGCACGCAAACGTACTACTGGGGATTTATTTGCTATAAAG ATGCTTAAGAAAATGGATATACTTAGAAAAAACGATATTGAGAGGATAGTTGCTGAACGTAACATATTGATCACAGTACGAAACCCATTTGTG GTTCGGTTTTTTTATTCGTTTACTAGTAAAGACAACCTTTATTTGGTGATGGAGTATCTCAACGGAGGTGATCTGTTTTCTTTGCTACGAAATGTCGGTTGCCTTGGGGAGGACGTAGCGCGTGTTTACATTGCAGAACTG GTTCTTGCTCTTGAATATCTTCATTCTTTAGGAATTGTTCATCGAGATCTTAAACCTGATAACATATTGATTGCACATGATGGGCATATCAAG CTTACAGATTTTGGGCTGTCGAAAATTGGTCTAATGAATAGGACAAGTGATTTAACTAGACCCGAGTCAAACGAGGGTGTAGTTTCGAACGGTCATCACCTTGAAAATGAATGGAGTGTAGATAAAAGAGAGCGTTCAGCTGTTGGTACACCGGATTATTTGGCCCCAGAAATACTACTTGGAACCGAACATG GTTATGCTGCTGATTGGTGGTCAGTTGGGATTATTCTGTTTGAACTAATTACAGGAATTCCACCTTTCAACTCAGACCATCCCGAG AGAATATTCTACAACATTCTTAACGCGAAAATCCCGTGGCCTTCGATTCCGAATGAGATGTCATGTGAGGCTCAAGACATGATTAACAG GTTTCTTATTCATGACCCCAATCAGCGTCTAGGAGCACATGGATCATCAGAG GTAAAAGCACACCCATTTTTCAACGGTGTGAATTGGGATACCCTTTCCATGCAAAAG GTGGCGTTTGTACCACATCCGAATGGTATGGATGATACTAGTTATTTTGTTTCAAGACACAGTCATAGTTCTAGTGGAACATTTGATGATCAAGATTGTAGTGATGTGGCTTCTGACGCCAGTGAGTTCTTCTCAGACACAAAAGAG ACAGACGAATATGGAGATCTTGCAGAGTTTAAACCATCTGCATCTGATGATCTTTCTTGGATTAATTTCTCTTTCAAG AATCTATCACAGTTGGCATCTATCAATCATGATGTACTTGTACAAAATAGCAAGGATGCGTCGAGATGCTCATCCCCACACAATGGACCAACCTCATGA
- the LOC110941462 gene encoding probable serine/threonine protein kinase IRE4 isoform X1, with amino-acid sequence MAGTTTRNDAESSEAVGIPTGLNRIKTRIPVNNNNDNIRISSNSVHTKSVTSRFKQNHQRSFGRGFVKLHSSREGTRKGKKVARWFTSHLSKGSDKAIRDKPQETEKRNAEVDAFDKEALPGKQQKVGRPTLGKQTDKMPEVLKSFSHELGPKGGIRPSYTRPHSFSDLKELLRSMRSNFNAAKELVNTELAYFKEEVIEVSQKSDALSLEEQRSIDALLILSKECIEMPSLEFRTKCETIVQDLTTKRQDCQTGPLKWLFTRMLFILTRCTRLLHFEKHSEHIDEISLLKLKECLEKIPSHEMSWLYKLGIIESNSDTILNKFDDEHIIQDSHQNDDLVICRICEEDVPTSHLESHSYICAHAEKCDIQGVDINESLLGLSEILEQIIDSCTQSVHVDNDSLQNSQIQISSDNCSPKISEWRNKGVEGMFEDLHEMDTASIEDSTPVSFVNIKGFPGVKSQYGPPSSTGSMTSASSTPRAANFDLFWLEHNHSSELEDVQQMTDLRDIARVAADTDLMSEKSNEILLNCMEDLQDVLQQSKLKALVIDTFGHRIEKLIREKYITACELEDANKRTSDVGYPSILDTASQSSSVSTPSHPSHKERTSIDDFEIIKPISKGAYGKVFLARKRTTGDLFAIKMLKKMDILRKNDIERIVAERNILITVRNPFVVRFFYSFTSKDNLYLVMEYLNGGDLFSLLRNVGCLGEDVARVYIAELVLALEYLHSLGIVHRDLKPDNILIAHDGHIKLTDFGLSKIGLMNRTSDLTRPESNEGVVSNGHHLENEWSVDKRERSAVGTPDYLAPEILLGTEHGYAADWWSVGIILFELITGIPPFNSDHPERIFYNILNAKIPWPSIPNEMSCEAQDMINRFLIHDPNQRLGAHGSSEVKAHPFFNGVNWDTLSMQKVAFVPHPNGMDDTSYFVSRHSHSSSGTFDDQDCSDVASDASEFFSDTKEKTDEYGDLAEFKPSASDDLSWINFSFKNLSQLASINHDVLVQNSKDASRCSSPHNGPTS; translated from the exons ATGGCCGGAACAACGACTCGAAACGACGCCGAATCGTCGGAGGCAGTGGGGATTCCGACCGGTTTGAACCGGATTAAGACTCGTATACCGGTTAATAATAACAACGACAATATTCGTATTAGCTCGAATAGTGTTCATACGAAGTCTGTTACGAGTCGATTTAAGCAGAATCATCAGAGGAGTTTTGGTAGAGGATTCGTGAAGCTTCATTCGTCTCGAGAAG GAACCCGTAAAGGGAAAAAGGTAGCCCGATGGTTCACATCTCATCTTTCCAAGGGTTCTGATAAAGCTATCAGAGATAAGCCTCAGGAAACTGAG AAAAGAAATGCTGAAGTGGATGCATTTGACAAGGAAGCTCTTCCAGGTAAACAACAAAAAGTCGGAAGACCAACACTTGGAAAGCAAACCGATAAAATGCCAGAAGTACTGAAAAGCTTTTCGCATGAACTTGGGCCTAAAGGTGGCATTAGACCTTCATATACTCGACCTCATAGCTTTAGTGATCTAAAG GAACTCTTGAGGTCAATGCGGTCAAACTTCAATGCTGCAAAAGAGTTGGTCAACACTGAGCTAGCTTATTTCAAAGAGGAGGTTATTGAAGTATCCCAAAAGTCAGATGCATTATCTTTAGAAGAACAAAGATCAATCGACGCGCTTCTAATTCTGTCTAAAGAATGCATAGAAATGCCGTCCCTCGAATTCCGCACCAAATGTGAGACCATTGTTCAAGATTTAACAACAAAAAGGCAGGATTGCCAAACGGGCCCATTAAAATGGCTTTTTACAAGGATGCTTTTTATATTAACACGTTGCACCAGGTTGTTGCATTTCGAGAAGCACAGTGAGCACATCGATGAGATCTCGCTTCTTAAGCTTAAAGAATGTTTGGAAAAGATTCCCTCTCATGAAATGAGCTGGCTTTATAAGTTGGGGATTATCGAATCCAATTCCGACACTattttaaacaagtttgatgatGAACACATAATTCAGGATTCACATCAAAATGATGATTTAGTAATTTGTAGAATATGTGAGGAAGACGTTCCAACGTCTCACTTAGAATCTCATTCATATATATGCGCTCATGCGGAGAAATGTGATATCCAAGGTGTAGATATAAATGAAAGCCTTTTGGGATTGTCGGAAATACTTGAACAAATCATTGATTCCTGCACTCAAAGTGTACACGTTGACAACGATAGCCTTCAAAATTCACAAATACAAATTTCTTCTGATAACTGCTCTCCGAAAATAAGTGAATGGAGAAATAAAGGGGTCGAAGGAATGTTTGAAGATCTTCATGAAATGGACACTGCATCTATAGAAGACTCGACCCCTGTTTCCTTTGTAAACATTAAGGGCTTCCCGGGGGTAAAAAGTCAATATGGTCCTCCATCGTCAACCGGAAGCATGACATCAGCATCTTCCACTCCACGCGCTGCCAATTTTGACCTTTTCTGGTTAGAGCATAATCACTCTTCAGAGCTAGAAGATGTGCAACAG ATGACTGACCTTAGGGACATTGCTCGTGTGGCAGCTGACACAGATCTTATGTCAGAAAAGTCGAATGAAATCTTGCTTAACTGTATGGAAGATTTGCAGGATGTTTTACAGCAAAGCAAGCTCAAAGCGCTTGTTATAGATACGTTTGGGCACCGAATAGAAAAACTTATTCG AGAGAAATATATAACTGCATGTGAACTAGAGGATGCGAATAAAAGAACTAGTGATGTTGGATATCCTTCTATATTGGATACTGCATCTCAAAGCAGTTCAGTCTCAACTCCTTCACACCCTTCACATAAAGAAAGAACAAGCATCGATGATTTTGAGATAATTAAACCAATTAGCAAAGGTGCTTATGGTAAAGTATTTCTTGCACGCAAACGTACTACTGGGGATTTATTTGCTATAAAG ATGCTTAAGAAAATGGATATACTTAGAAAAAACGATATTGAGAGGATAGTTGCTGAACGTAACATATTGATCACAGTACGAAACCCATTTGTG GTTCGGTTTTTTTATTCGTTTACTAGTAAAGACAACCTTTATTTGGTGATGGAGTATCTCAACGGAGGTGATCTGTTTTCTTTGCTACGAAATGTCGGTTGCCTTGGGGAGGACGTAGCGCGTGTTTACATTGCAGAACTG GTTCTTGCTCTTGAATATCTTCATTCTTTAGGAATTGTTCATCGAGATCTTAAACCTGATAACATATTGATTGCACATGATGGGCATATCAAG CTTACAGATTTTGGGCTGTCGAAAATTGGTCTAATGAATAGGACAAGTGATTTAACTAGACCCGAGTCAAACGAGGGTGTAGTTTCGAACGGTCATCACCTTGAAAATGAATGGAGTGTAGATAAAAGAGAGCGTTCAGCTGTTGGTACACCGGATTATTTGGCCCCAGAAATACTACTTGGAACCGAACATG GTTATGCTGCTGATTGGTGGTCAGTTGGGATTATTCTGTTTGAACTAATTACAGGAATTCCACCTTTCAACTCAGACCATCCCGAG AGAATATTCTACAACATTCTTAACGCGAAAATCCCGTGGCCTTCGATTCCGAATGAGATGTCATGTGAGGCTCAAGACATGATTAACAG GTTTCTTATTCATGACCCCAATCAGCGTCTAGGAGCACATGGATCATCAGAG GTAAAAGCACACCCATTTTTCAACGGTGTGAATTGGGATACCCTTTCCATGCAAAAG GTGGCGTTTGTACCACATCCGAATGGTATGGATGATACTAGTTATTTTGTTTCAAGACACAGTCATAGTTCTAGTGGAACATTTGATGATCAAGATTGTAGTGATGTGGCTTCTGACGCCAGTGAGTTCTTCTCAGACACAAAAGAG AAGACAGACGAATATGGAGATCTTGCAGAGTTTAAACCATCTGCATCTGATGATCTTTCTTGGATTAATTTCTCTTTCAAG AATCTATCACAGTTGGCATCTATCAATCATGATGTACTTGTACAAAATAGCAAGGATGCGTCGAGATGCTCATCCCCACACAATGGACCAACCTCATGA